A part of Entelurus aequoreus isolate RoL-2023_Sb linkage group LG10, RoL_Eaeq_v1.1, whole genome shotgun sequence genomic DNA contains:
- the LOC133658245 gene encoding von Willebrand factor A domain-containing protein 5A-like isoform X3 yields the protein MECCCGLLTAEKQPVPLKGIEVELEVKDHVATVVSTLHYDNKEDKAIEAVFVFPLPGDAAVCHFSAKVGQTEIVAEVKEKQEAREEYDDALSSGQQAFLLEESEQSSDIFSLSVGSLPPGESASIRLEYIIELAVQADDALRFCLPAVLNPRYQPQGSEGGGVQVTSVPASQVPYSLSFSARVSSPRQVSKIDSNCSLEPLQYLNAEQSQAVVKLAAGHKFDRDVELLIYYKDAHQPAAVVEAGQVSAKPGTLMGDAVVMLSLYPEFPQAVMSSLASSGEFVFVLDRSGSMDCPINNTKKSETRISSARDTLLLLLKSLPMGCYFNIYSFGSSFEHIFPTSVEYSEKTMEEALKKVKEMQANLGGTEILQPLKHIYNQPCIPSQPRQLFVFTDGEVGNTKEVTSLVKKNSTSHRCFSFGIGEGASTALINGLAKEGGGHAQFITGADRMQPKVMQSLRFALQPAVEDISVTWDLPQGVTAIVLSPPLTAIFQGQRSLIYAQLTGQSSEAKDCFVTVKYNLAGHPTQNQIPFTLQPTEETGLTIHRLSARTVIRSLETEKNNYDLMPFMEREDKKEEEDGVKQKVVELSVQSGVSSSHTAFIAVHKGESSTTQGPLLRQIIPVPSFRNMPQMMCMRSMPISPPNAFHNMPQMMCMQSMPVCPPDAGFAGPPPACIAYADCAMGGEMDDLDEMCYGWTKEIVAPSPPPCMDPLLELVSLQKASGCWPLVKALAAAMEKTSEEVEKPKPAAVSKDVWATILALIWLHGFKADAQDEWQLLAMKAVSWLCAQKASCVAECVAAGNTLLGCEVTKDTLGI from the exons ATGGAGTGCTGCTGTGGACTGCTAACTGCTGAGAAACAACCAG ttcCTTTAAAGGGCATTGAAGTAGAGCTGGAGGTGAAAGACCACGTGGCCACAGTAGTGTCCACTCTGCACTATGATAACAAGGAGGACAAAGCCATAGAAGCTGTTTTTGTCTTCCCTCTGCCCGGAGATGCTGCTGTCTGCCATTTCAGCGCTAAGGTCGGACAGACTGAGATTGTGGCCGAGGTGAAGGAGAAACAGGAG GCCCGCGAGGAGTACGACGACGCTTTGAGCTCAGGGCAGCAGGCCTTCCTCCTGGAGGAGAGTGAGCAGAGCTCGGATATCTTCTCTCTCAGTGTGGGCAGTCTTCCTCCAGGAGAGAGCGCCTCCATCAGGCTGGAGTACATCATTGAGCTGGCTGTACAGGCGGATGACGCGCTGAGGTTTTGTTTGCCTGCGGTGCTCAACCCTCGCTACCAACCTCAGG GGAGTGAAGGTGGCGGCGTCCAGGTGACCTCTGTCCCCGCCTCTCAGGTGCCCTACAGTCTGTCTTTCTCTGCTCGGGTGTCCTCTCCTCGTCAGGTCTCCAAAATCGACTCCAACTGTTCCTTAGAGCCTCTGCAGTACCTCAACGCGGAGCAAAGCCAGGCTGTT GTGAAACTGGCTGCAGGACACAAGTTTGACAGGGATGTTGAGCTGCTGATTTACTACAAGGATGCCCACCAGCCGGCTGCTGTGGTGGAGGCAGGTCAGGTGTCTGCCAAGCCTG GCACACTGATGGGAGATGCGGTCGTGATGCTGAGTCTGTACCCGGAGTTCCCTCAGGCAGTGATGTCTTCACTGGCCTCAAGTGGAGAATTTGTGTTCGTACTAGATCGATCTGGAAGTATGGATTGTCCTATCAACAACACCAAGAAGAGTGAGACTCGCATCAGCAGCGCCAGG GATACTCTTCTGCTGCTTCTGAAGAGCTTACCAATGGGCTGCTACTTCAACATCTACAGTTTTGGATCTAGCTTTGAACACATCTTCCC TACGAGTGTGGAATACAGTGAGAAGACCATGGAGGAGGCTCTGAAGAAAGTCAAGGAGATGCAAGCTAACCTGGGAGGAACAGAGATCCTTCAGCCGCTCAAACACATTTACAACCAACCCTGCATTCCCAGTCAACCAAGACAA CTTTTTGTCTTCACTGACGGCGAGGTGGGGAACACTAAAGAGGTTACCAGCCTGGTAAAGAAGAATTCCACCTCTCACAG GTGTTTCTCTTTTGGGATCGGCGAAGGTGCCAGCACTGCTCTCATCAATGGATTGGCTAAGGAGGGAGGAGGTCACGCTCAGTTCATAACAGGAGCCGACCGGATGCAACCAAAA GTGATGCAATCACTACGGTTTGCTCTGCAACCAGCAGTGGAGGACATCTCGGTCACATGGGATCTGCCACAGGGAGTAACTGCTATTGTCCTgtccccgcctctcacagctatTTTCCAGGGTCAGAGGTCACTCATCTATGCTCAGCTCACAGGACAG AGTTCAGAGGCTAAAGACTGTTTTGTAACTGTCAAGTACAACCTGGCGGGCCATCCAACCCAGAATCAGATTCCCTTCACTCTCCAACCCACAGAGGAAACTGG TTTAACAATACACAGGCTGAGCGCCCGGACCGTGATTCGCTCTTTGGAGACAGAGAAGAACAACTACGATTTAATGCCCTTCATGGAAAGGGAAGACAAAAAAGAGGAAGAAGATGGAGTTAAGCAGAAAGTGGTGGAGCTGAGTGTCCAATCAGGAGTTAGCAGTAGCCATACTGCCTTCATCGCTGTCCATAAGGGGGAAAGCAGCACCACTCAAGGACCTTTACTGCGTCAAATCATTCCAGTTCCCT CATTTCGTAACATGCCGCAGATGATGTGCATGCGGAGTATGCCTATCTCTCCACCCAATG CATTTCATAACATGCCGCAGATGATGTGCATGCAGAGTATGCCTGTCTGTCCACCCGATG CAGGTTTCGCAGGCCCACCTCCTGCATGCATAGCATACGCTGACTGCGCCATGGGAGGGGAAATGGATGATTTAGACG AAATGTGTTATGGCTGGACAAAAGAAATTGTAGCACCCTCGCCGCCCCCTTGCATGGACCCATTGCTGGAGTTGGTGTCCCTCCAAAAGGCGTCCGGCTGCTGGCCGCTTGTGAAGGCTTTGGCTGCCGCGATGGAGAAGACTAGTGAGGAAGTGGAAAAGCCAAAACCTGCAGCG
- the LOC133658245 gene encoding von Willebrand factor A domain-containing protein 5A-like isoform X4 has protein sequence MECCCGLLTAEKQPVPLKGIEVELEVKDHVATVVSTLHYDNKEDKAIEAVFVFPLPGDAAVCHFSAKVGQTEIVAEVKEKQEAREEYDDALSSGQQAFLLEESEQSSDIFSLSVGSLPPGESASIRLEYIIELAVQADDALRFCLPAVLNPRYQPQGSEGGGVQVTSVPASQVPYSLSFSARVSSPRQVSKIDSNCSLEPLQYLNAEQSQAVVKLAAGHKFDRDVELLIYYKDAHQPAAVVEAGQVSAKPGTLMGDAVVMLSLYPEFPQAVMSSLASSGEFVFVLDRSGSMDCPINNTKKSETRISSARDTLLLLLKSLPMGCYFNIYSFGSSFEHIFPTSVEYSEKTMEEALKKVKEMQANLGGTEILQPLKHIYNQPCIPSQPRQLFVFTDGEVGNTKEVTSLVKKNSTSHRCFSFGIGEGASTALINGLAKEGGGHAQFITGADRMQPKVMQSLRFALQPAVEDISVTWDLPQGVTAIVLSPPLTAIFQGQRSLIYAQLTGQSSEAKDCFVTVKYNLAGHPTQNQIPFTLQPTEETGLTIHRLSARTVIRSLETEKNNYDLMPFMEREDKKEEEDGVKQKVVELSVQSGVSSSHTAFIAVHKGESSTTQGPLLRQIIPVPSFRNMPQMMCMRSMPISPPNAFHNMPQMMCMQSMPVCPPDGFAGPPPACIAYADCAMGGEMDDLDEMCYGWTKEIVAPSPPPCMDPLLELVSLQKASGCWPLVKALAAAMEKTSEEVEKPKPAAVSKDVWATILALIWLHGFKADAQDEWQLLAMKAVSWLCAQKASCVAECVAAGNTLLGCEVTKDTLGI, from the exons ATGGAGTGCTGCTGTGGACTGCTAACTGCTGAGAAACAACCAG ttcCTTTAAAGGGCATTGAAGTAGAGCTGGAGGTGAAAGACCACGTGGCCACAGTAGTGTCCACTCTGCACTATGATAACAAGGAGGACAAAGCCATAGAAGCTGTTTTTGTCTTCCCTCTGCCCGGAGATGCTGCTGTCTGCCATTTCAGCGCTAAGGTCGGACAGACTGAGATTGTGGCCGAGGTGAAGGAGAAACAGGAG GCCCGCGAGGAGTACGACGACGCTTTGAGCTCAGGGCAGCAGGCCTTCCTCCTGGAGGAGAGTGAGCAGAGCTCGGATATCTTCTCTCTCAGTGTGGGCAGTCTTCCTCCAGGAGAGAGCGCCTCCATCAGGCTGGAGTACATCATTGAGCTGGCTGTACAGGCGGATGACGCGCTGAGGTTTTGTTTGCCTGCGGTGCTCAACCCTCGCTACCAACCTCAGG GGAGTGAAGGTGGCGGCGTCCAGGTGACCTCTGTCCCCGCCTCTCAGGTGCCCTACAGTCTGTCTTTCTCTGCTCGGGTGTCCTCTCCTCGTCAGGTCTCCAAAATCGACTCCAACTGTTCCTTAGAGCCTCTGCAGTACCTCAACGCGGAGCAAAGCCAGGCTGTT GTGAAACTGGCTGCAGGACACAAGTTTGACAGGGATGTTGAGCTGCTGATTTACTACAAGGATGCCCACCAGCCGGCTGCTGTGGTGGAGGCAGGTCAGGTGTCTGCCAAGCCTG GCACACTGATGGGAGATGCGGTCGTGATGCTGAGTCTGTACCCGGAGTTCCCTCAGGCAGTGATGTCTTCACTGGCCTCAAGTGGAGAATTTGTGTTCGTACTAGATCGATCTGGAAGTATGGATTGTCCTATCAACAACACCAAGAAGAGTGAGACTCGCATCAGCAGCGCCAGG GATACTCTTCTGCTGCTTCTGAAGAGCTTACCAATGGGCTGCTACTTCAACATCTACAGTTTTGGATCTAGCTTTGAACACATCTTCCC TACGAGTGTGGAATACAGTGAGAAGACCATGGAGGAGGCTCTGAAGAAAGTCAAGGAGATGCAAGCTAACCTGGGAGGAACAGAGATCCTTCAGCCGCTCAAACACATTTACAACCAACCCTGCATTCCCAGTCAACCAAGACAA CTTTTTGTCTTCACTGACGGCGAGGTGGGGAACACTAAAGAGGTTACCAGCCTGGTAAAGAAGAATTCCACCTCTCACAG GTGTTTCTCTTTTGGGATCGGCGAAGGTGCCAGCACTGCTCTCATCAATGGATTGGCTAAGGAGGGAGGAGGTCACGCTCAGTTCATAACAGGAGCCGACCGGATGCAACCAAAA GTGATGCAATCACTACGGTTTGCTCTGCAACCAGCAGTGGAGGACATCTCGGTCACATGGGATCTGCCACAGGGAGTAACTGCTATTGTCCTgtccccgcctctcacagctatTTTCCAGGGTCAGAGGTCACTCATCTATGCTCAGCTCACAGGACAG AGTTCAGAGGCTAAAGACTGTTTTGTAACTGTCAAGTACAACCTGGCGGGCCATCCAACCCAGAATCAGATTCCCTTCACTCTCCAACCCACAGAGGAAACTGG TTTAACAATACACAGGCTGAGCGCCCGGACCGTGATTCGCTCTTTGGAGACAGAGAAGAACAACTACGATTTAATGCCCTTCATGGAAAGGGAAGACAAAAAAGAGGAAGAAGATGGAGTTAAGCAGAAAGTGGTGGAGCTGAGTGTCCAATCAGGAGTTAGCAGTAGCCATACTGCCTTCATCGCTGTCCATAAGGGGGAAAGCAGCACCACTCAAGGACCTTTACTGCGTCAAATCATTCCAGTTCCCT CATTTCGTAACATGCCGCAGATGATGTGCATGCGGAGTATGCCTATCTCTCCACCCAATG CATTTCATAACATGCCGCAGATGATGTGCATGCAGAGTATGCCTGTCTGTCCACCCGATG GTTTCGCAGGCCCACCTCCTGCATGCATAGCATACGCTGACTGCGCCATGGGAGGGGAAATGGATGATTTAGACG AAATGTGTTATGGCTGGACAAAAGAAATTGTAGCACCCTCGCCGCCCCCTTGCATGGACCCATTGCTGGAGTTGGTGTCCCTCCAAAAGGCGTCCGGCTGCTGGCCGCTTGTGAAGGCTTTGGCTGCCGCGATGGAGAAGACTAGTGAGGAAGTGGAAAAGCCAAAACCTGCAGCG
- the LOC133658245 gene encoding von Willebrand factor A domain-containing protein 5A-like isoform X1, with product MECCCGLLTAEKQPVPLKGIEVELEVKDHVATVVSTLHYDNKEDKAIEAVFVFPLPGDAAVCHFSAKVGQTEIVAEVKEKQEAREEYDDALSSGQQAFLLEESEQSSDIFSLSVGSLPPGESASIRLEYIIELAVQADDALRFCLPAVLNPRYQPQGSEGGGVQVTSVPASQVPYSLSFSARVSSPRQVSKIDSNCSLEPLQYLNAEQSQAVVKLAAGHKFDRDVELLIYYKDAHQPAAVVEAGQVSAKPGTLMGDAVVMLSLYPEFPQAVMSSLASSGEFVFVLDRSGSMDCPINNTKKSETRISSARDTLLLLLKSLPMGCYFNIYSFGSSFEHIFPTSVEYSEKTMEEALKKVKEMQANLGGTEILQPLKHIYNQPCIPSQPRQLFVFTDGEVGNTKEVTSLVKKNSTSHRCFSFGIGEGASTALINGLAKEGGGHAQFITGADRMQPKVMQSLRFALQPAVEDISVTWDLPQGVTAIVLSPPLTAIFQGQRSLIYAQLTGQSSEAKDCFVTVKYNLAGHPTQNQIPFTLQPTEETGLTIHRLSARTVIRSLETEKNNYDLMPFMEREDKKEEEDGVKQKVVELSVQSGVSSSHTAFIAVHKGESSTTQGPLLRQIIPVPSFRNMPQMMCMRSMPISPPNAFHNMPQMMCMQSMPVCPPDAGFAGPPPACIAYADCAMGGEMDDLDEEMCYGWTKEIVAPSPPPCMDPLLELVSLQKASGCWPLVKALAAAMEKTSEEVEKPKPAAVSKDVWATILALIWLHGFKADAQDEWQLLAMKAVSWLCAQKASCVAECVAAGNTLLGCEVTKDTLGI from the exons ATGGAGTGCTGCTGTGGACTGCTAACTGCTGAGAAACAACCAG ttcCTTTAAAGGGCATTGAAGTAGAGCTGGAGGTGAAAGACCACGTGGCCACAGTAGTGTCCACTCTGCACTATGATAACAAGGAGGACAAAGCCATAGAAGCTGTTTTTGTCTTCCCTCTGCCCGGAGATGCTGCTGTCTGCCATTTCAGCGCTAAGGTCGGACAGACTGAGATTGTGGCCGAGGTGAAGGAGAAACAGGAG GCCCGCGAGGAGTACGACGACGCTTTGAGCTCAGGGCAGCAGGCCTTCCTCCTGGAGGAGAGTGAGCAGAGCTCGGATATCTTCTCTCTCAGTGTGGGCAGTCTTCCTCCAGGAGAGAGCGCCTCCATCAGGCTGGAGTACATCATTGAGCTGGCTGTACAGGCGGATGACGCGCTGAGGTTTTGTTTGCCTGCGGTGCTCAACCCTCGCTACCAACCTCAGG GGAGTGAAGGTGGCGGCGTCCAGGTGACCTCTGTCCCCGCCTCTCAGGTGCCCTACAGTCTGTCTTTCTCTGCTCGGGTGTCCTCTCCTCGTCAGGTCTCCAAAATCGACTCCAACTGTTCCTTAGAGCCTCTGCAGTACCTCAACGCGGAGCAAAGCCAGGCTGTT GTGAAACTGGCTGCAGGACACAAGTTTGACAGGGATGTTGAGCTGCTGATTTACTACAAGGATGCCCACCAGCCGGCTGCTGTGGTGGAGGCAGGTCAGGTGTCTGCCAAGCCTG GCACACTGATGGGAGATGCGGTCGTGATGCTGAGTCTGTACCCGGAGTTCCCTCAGGCAGTGATGTCTTCACTGGCCTCAAGTGGAGAATTTGTGTTCGTACTAGATCGATCTGGAAGTATGGATTGTCCTATCAACAACACCAAGAAGAGTGAGACTCGCATCAGCAGCGCCAGG GATACTCTTCTGCTGCTTCTGAAGAGCTTACCAATGGGCTGCTACTTCAACATCTACAGTTTTGGATCTAGCTTTGAACACATCTTCCC TACGAGTGTGGAATACAGTGAGAAGACCATGGAGGAGGCTCTGAAGAAAGTCAAGGAGATGCAAGCTAACCTGGGAGGAACAGAGATCCTTCAGCCGCTCAAACACATTTACAACCAACCCTGCATTCCCAGTCAACCAAGACAA CTTTTTGTCTTCACTGACGGCGAGGTGGGGAACACTAAAGAGGTTACCAGCCTGGTAAAGAAGAATTCCACCTCTCACAG GTGTTTCTCTTTTGGGATCGGCGAAGGTGCCAGCACTGCTCTCATCAATGGATTGGCTAAGGAGGGAGGAGGTCACGCTCAGTTCATAACAGGAGCCGACCGGATGCAACCAAAA GTGATGCAATCACTACGGTTTGCTCTGCAACCAGCAGTGGAGGACATCTCGGTCACATGGGATCTGCCACAGGGAGTAACTGCTATTGTCCTgtccccgcctctcacagctatTTTCCAGGGTCAGAGGTCACTCATCTATGCTCAGCTCACAGGACAG AGTTCAGAGGCTAAAGACTGTTTTGTAACTGTCAAGTACAACCTGGCGGGCCATCCAACCCAGAATCAGATTCCCTTCACTCTCCAACCCACAGAGGAAACTGG TTTAACAATACACAGGCTGAGCGCCCGGACCGTGATTCGCTCTTTGGAGACAGAGAAGAACAACTACGATTTAATGCCCTTCATGGAAAGGGAAGACAAAAAAGAGGAAGAAGATGGAGTTAAGCAGAAAGTGGTGGAGCTGAGTGTCCAATCAGGAGTTAGCAGTAGCCATACTGCCTTCATCGCTGTCCATAAGGGGGAAAGCAGCACCACTCAAGGACCTTTACTGCGTCAAATCATTCCAGTTCCCT CATTTCGTAACATGCCGCAGATGATGTGCATGCGGAGTATGCCTATCTCTCCACCCAATG CATTTCATAACATGCCGCAGATGATGTGCATGCAGAGTATGCCTGTCTGTCCACCCGATG CAGGTTTCGCAGGCCCACCTCCTGCATGCATAGCATACGCTGACTGCGCCATGGGAGGGGAAATGGATGATTTAGACG AAGAAATGTGTTATGGCTGGACAAAAGAAATTGTAGCACCCTCGCCGCCCCCTTGCATGGACCCATTGCTGGAGTTGGTGTCCCTCCAAAAGGCGTCCGGCTGCTGGCCGCTTGTGAAGGCTTTGGCTGCCGCGATGGAGAAGACTAGTGAGGAAGTGGAAAAGCCAAAACCTGCAGCG
- the LOC133658245 gene encoding von Willebrand factor A domain-containing protein 5A-like isoform X6 gives MECCCGLLTAEKQPVPLKGIEVELEVKDHVATVVSTLHYDNKEDKAIEAVFVFPLPGDAAVCHFSAKVGQTEIVAEVKEKQEAREEYDDALSSGQQAFLLEESEQSSDIFSLSVGSLPPGESASIRLEYIIELAVQADDALRFCLPAVLNPRYQPQGSEGGGVQVTSVPASQVPYSLSFSARVSSPRQVSKIDSNCSLEPLQYLNAEQSQAVVKLAAGHKFDRDVELLIYYKDAHQPAAVVEAGQVSAKPGTLMGDAVVMLSLYPEFPQAVMSSLASSGEFVFVLDRSGSMDCPINNTKKSETRISSARDTLLLLLKSLPMGCYFNIYSFGSSFEHIFPTSVEYSEKTMEEALKKVKEMQANLGGTEILQPLKHIYNQPCIPSQPRQLFVFTDGEVGNTKEVTSLVKKNSTSHRCFSFGIGEGASTALINGLAKEGGGHAQFITGADRMQPKVMQSLRFALQPAVEDISVTWDLPQGVTAIVLSPPLTAIFQGQRSLIYAQLTGQSSEAKDCFVTVKYNLAGHPTQNQIPFTLQPTEETGLTIHRLSARTVIRSLETEKNNYDLMPFMEREDKKEEEDGVKQKVVELSVQSGVSSSHTAFIAVHKGESSTTQGPLLRQIIPVPSFRNMPQMMCMRSMPISPPNGFAGPPPACIAYADCAMGGEMDDLDEMCYGWTKEIVAPSPPPCMDPLLELVSLQKASGCWPLVKALAAAMEKTSEEVEKPKPAAVSKDVWATILALIWLHGFKADAQDEWQLLAMKAVSWLCAQKASCVAECVAAGNTLLGCEVTKDTLGI, from the exons ATGGAGTGCTGCTGTGGACTGCTAACTGCTGAGAAACAACCAG ttcCTTTAAAGGGCATTGAAGTAGAGCTGGAGGTGAAAGACCACGTGGCCACAGTAGTGTCCACTCTGCACTATGATAACAAGGAGGACAAAGCCATAGAAGCTGTTTTTGTCTTCCCTCTGCCCGGAGATGCTGCTGTCTGCCATTTCAGCGCTAAGGTCGGACAGACTGAGATTGTGGCCGAGGTGAAGGAGAAACAGGAG GCCCGCGAGGAGTACGACGACGCTTTGAGCTCAGGGCAGCAGGCCTTCCTCCTGGAGGAGAGTGAGCAGAGCTCGGATATCTTCTCTCTCAGTGTGGGCAGTCTTCCTCCAGGAGAGAGCGCCTCCATCAGGCTGGAGTACATCATTGAGCTGGCTGTACAGGCGGATGACGCGCTGAGGTTTTGTTTGCCTGCGGTGCTCAACCCTCGCTACCAACCTCAGG GGAGTGAAGGTGGCGGCGTCCAGGTGACCTCTGTCCCCGCCTCTCAGGTGCCCTACAGTCTGTCTTTCTCTGCTCGGGTGTCCTCTCCTCGTCAGGTCTCCAAAATCGACTCCAACTGTTCCTTAGAGCCTCTGCAGTACCTCAACGCGGAGCAAAGCCAGGCTGTT GTGAAACTGGCTGCAGGACACAAGTTTGACAGGGATGTTGAGCTGCTGATTTACTACAAGGATGCCCACCAGCCGGCTGCTGTGGTGGAGGCAGGTCAGGTGTCTGCCAAGCCTG GCACACTGATGGGAGATGCGGTCGTGATGCTGAGTCTGTACCCGGAGTTCCCTCAGGCAGTGATGTCTTCACTGGCCTCAAGTGGAGAATTTGTGTTCGTACTAGATCGATCTGGAAGTATGGATTGTCCTATCAACAACACCAAGAAGAGTGAGACTCGCATCAGCAGCGCCAGG GATACTCTTCTGCTGCTTCTGAAGAGCTTACCAATGGGCTGCTACTTCAACATCTACAGTTTTGGATCTAGCTTTGAACACATCTTCCC TACGAGTGTGGAATACAGTGAGAAGACCATGGAGGAGGCTCTGAAGAAAGTCAAGGAGATGCAAGCTAACCTGGGAGGAACAGAGATCCTTCAGCCGCTCAAACACATTTACAACCAACCCTGCATTCCCAGTCAACCAAGACAA CTTTTTGTCTTCACTGACGGCGAGGTGGGGAACACTAAAGAGGTTACCAGCCTGGTAAAGAAGAATTCCACCTCTCACAG GTGTTTCTCTTTTGGGATCGGCGAAGGTGCCAGCACTGCTCTCATCAATGGATTGGCTAAGGAGGGAGGAGGTCACGCTCAGTTCATAACAGGAGCCGACCGGATGCAACCAAAA GTGATGCAATCACTACGGTTTGCTCTGCAACCAGCAGTGGAGGACATCTCGGTCACATGGGATCTGCCACAGGGAGTAACTGCTATTGTCCTgtccccgcctctcacagctatTTTCCAGGGTCAGAGGTCACTCATCTATGCTCAGCTCACAGGACAG AGTTCAGAGGCTAAAGACTGTTTTGTAACTGTCAAGTACAACCTGGCGGGCCATCCAACCCAGAATCAGATTCCCTTCACTCTCCAACCCACAGAGGAAACTGG TTTAACAATACACAGGCTGAGCGCCCGGACCGTGATTCGCTCTTTGGAGACAGAGAAGAACAACTACGATTTAATGCCCTTCATGGAAAGGGAAGACAAAAAAGAGGAAGAAGATGGAGTTAAGCAGAAAGTGGTGGAGCTGAGTGTCCAATCAGGAGTTAGCAGTAGCCATACTGCCTTCATCGCTGTCCATAAGGGGGAAAGCAGCACCACTCAAGGACCTTTACTGCGTCAAATCATTCCAGTTCCCT CATTTCGTAACATGCCGCAGATGATGTGCATGCGGAGTATGCCTATCTCTCCACCCAATG GTTTCGCAGGCCCACCTCCTGCATGCATAGCATACGCTGACTGCGCCATGGGAGGGGAAATGGATGATTTAGACG AAATGTGTTATGGCTGGACAAAAGAAATTGTAGCACCCTCGCCGCCCCCTTGCATGGACCCATTGCTGGAGTTGGTGTCCCTCCAAAAGGCGTCCGGCTGCTGGCCGCTTGTGAAGGCTTTGGCTGCCGCGATGGAGAAGACTAGTGAGGAAGTGGAAAAGCCAAAACCTGCAGCG